One part of the Melioribacteraceae bacterium genome encodes these proteins:
- a CDS encoding OadG family transporter subunit — MIIAQAVAAADSLAKSRIAENSKKFLDIDPWGVGMTFIGMAVVFLSLLLLYMLFYNITKALNYRIKSNLKKEGKELPAKGKDVELSGEVNAAIAIALHLYMNELHDQESAILTINKVARTYSPWSSKIYGIRQFPR, encoded by the coding sequence ATGATAATTGCACAGGCAGTTGCAGCAGCCGATTCATTAGCAAAATCGAGAATTGCGGAAAACTCGAAAAAATTTCTCGATATTGACCCCTGGGGTGTGGGAATGACTTTTATTGGGATGGCTGTAGTCTTCCTTTCACTTCTTCTTCTTTACATGCTTTTTTATAACATCACTAAAGCATTGAATTACAGGATAAAATCCAATCTTAAAAAAGAAGGGAAAGAATTACCTGCAAAAGGAAAAGATGTGGAGTTGTCCGGCGAGGTAAATGCGGCTATAGCGATAGCCCTTCATCTTTATATGAATGAATTACATGATCAGGAAAGTGCGATCCTGACAATAAACAAAGTTGCCAGAACGTATTCTCCATGGAGTTCAAAAATTTACGGCATCAGACAATTTCCAAGATAA
- a CDS encoding biotin/lipoyl-binding protein: protein MKKFKLTINGNQYEVNVVSVDDNIADIEVNGTHYQVEVDKQIQKTKTPKLVRSVVSPSTDSAPSIQKTSSPGAQKGVGFVKAPLPGVILNVHVREGDMVKIGDKLITLEAMKMENSVNSDKEGKIISIKVRQGDSVLEGDLLIEIGS, encoded by the coding sequence ATGAAAAAATTTAAATTGACAATCAACGGCAATCAATACGAAGTTAATGTTGTGAGTGTTGATGATAATATAGCTGATATAGAAGTTAACGGCACACATTATCAGGTTGAAGTAGATAAGCAGATTCAAAAAACAAAAACTCCCAAGCTGGTTAGATCTGTCGTCTCTCCGTCAACAGATTCAGCTCCTTCAATTCAGAAAACAAGCAGCCCGGGTGCTCAAAAAGGTGTTGGCTTCGTAAAAGCTCCACTCCCCGGTGTTATTCTTAATGTTCATGTACGCGAAGGCGATATGGTTAAAATCGGAGATAAACTGATTACTCTTGAAGCAATGAAAATGGAGAATTCGGTTAATTCTGATAAAGAAGGAAAAATAATTTCTATTAAAGTGCGGCAGGGTGATTCTGTTCTGGAAGGTGACCTTCTTATAGAGATCGGGAGTTAA
- a CDS encoding sodium ion-translocating decarboxylase subunit beta: MMEKFLEFTAHGFDQFIRYTAFANFTLGHLIMIIVALVFIYLAIAKDYEPLLLVPIGFGILIGNIPFLESANLQVGIYEKGSVLNYLYFGVSQGVYPPLIFLGIGAMTDFSTLLSNPRLILLGAAAQLGIFGAYTIALALGYLPQQAAAIGIIGGADGPTAIFLSSKLAPDLVGAIAVSAYSYMALVPVLQPPIMKLLTTKKERVIRMKPPRQVSKLEKVLFPIVGLVLTCFITPSALPLLGMLFFGNILKESGVTKRLADTAKGPLIDIVTILIGLTVGASTQATTFLTAKSVGIFMLGAFSFMIATTGGVLFAKVLNLFLSDENKINPLIGNAGVSAVPDSARVSQVIGLQYDPKNHLLMHAMAPNVAGVIGSAVAAGILLSFFMG; this comes from the coding sequence ATGATGGAAAAGTTTCTTGAATTTACTGCACACGGATTCGATCAATTTATAAGATATACTGCTTTTGCAAATTTTACGCTAGGCCATTTAATAATGATCATTGTTGCACTGGTTTTTATCTATCTGGCAATAGCTAAAGATTATGAACCGCTGCTTCTTGTACCAATCGGGTTCGGAATTCTTATTGGTAATATCCCTTTTCTGGAAAGCGCCAATCTACAAGTGGGTATTTATGAAAAAGGAAGCGTTTTGAATTATCTTTACTTCGGTGTAAGCCAGGGGGTCTATCCACCATTGATTTTCCTTGGCATAGGAGCTATGACAGATTTCTCAACTCTCCTTTCAAATCCACGTTTAATACTCCTCGGCGCAGCAGCTCAGCTCGGAATCTTTGGTGCTTATACAATTGCACTGGCTCTCGGGTATCTTCCCCAGCAAGCCGCTGCTATTGGAATTATCGGCGGAGCTGACGGACCCACAGCAATTTTCCTGTCCTCTAAACTGGCTCCGGATCTGGTAGGTGCTATTGCCGTTTCTGCATACTCTTATATGGCTCTTGTGCCGGTATTACAACCCCCGATAATGAAACTACTTACAACAAAAAAAGAGCGCGTTATAAGGATGAAACCTCCCCGCCAGGTTTCTAAACTTGAAAAAGTACTCTTCCCCATTGTCGGACTGGTGCTAACATGTTTTATCACACCCAGCGCACTTCCGCTTTTAGGTATGCTCTTCTTTGGAAATATTCTGAAAGAAAGCGGTGTTACAAAGCGCCTGGCTGATACCGCTAAAGGTCCGCTTATTGATATAGTTACAATATTAATAGGACTGACTGTTGGTGCTTCAACGCAGGCAACCACATTTCTAACTGCGAAATCTGTCGGTATATTTATGCTTGGTGCATTTTCATTTATGATCGCAACAACGGGAGGAGTTCTGTTCGCAAAAGTTTTGAATCTTTTTCTGAGTGATGAGAATAAAATAAATCCTCTTATTGGAAATGCCGGTGTTTCCGCAGTTCCTGATAGCGCACGTGTCTCCCAGGTAATTGGACTTCAATATGATCCAAAGAACCACCTTTTGATGCACGCAATGGCTCCGAATGTTGCCGGCGTAATCGGAAGCGCGGTCGCTGCCGGTATTTTACTCTCTTTCTTTATGGGTTAA
- a CDS encoding TerC/Alx family metal homeostasis membrane protein encodes MTSELYFWFGFIALFIIVFSTDMYVTDHRKGRIKVKTALTWTSVWIFTALLFGSAIYFFFPVGHEKAFEFITGYIIEYSLSVDNLFVFILIFTMMGIEDLHQPRILKWGIIGAVVFRILFIVAGVELIKRFNFMFYILGAVLIFTAIKMFLSKEEKIHPDHNIFVKLSKKILNVKTDVKTDHFFVKHNHQIFATVAFITLILVESTDIVFAVDSIPAVLAITQDSFIAITSNLFAILGLRSLFFALAGILNLFRYLKYGISFILLFIGVKMIISGWVHIPVQTSLIVILVTLLASILASVIIKEEEEIDHHAFHEHPPKEIKDELLK; translated from the coding sequence ATGACAAGTGAACTCTATTTCTGGTTCGGGTTTATAGCTTTGTTTATTATTGTATTCAGCACCGATATGTATGTAACGGACCATAGAAAGGGTAGGATAAAAGTAAAGACAGCCCTTACTTGGACCAGCGTCTGGATTTTCACTGCATTATTGTTTGGAAGTGCCATTTACTTTTTTTTCCCCGTAGGACATGAAAAGGCTTTCGAGTTTATAACCGGTTACATAATAGAGTATTCACTTTCTGTAGACAACTTATTTGTATTCATACTGATTTTCACAATGATGGGTATTGAAGATTTACATCAACCCAGAATTCTGAAATGGGGTATTATCGGGGCGGTTGTATTCAGAATTCTATTCATAGTTGCGGGAGTTGAACTGATTAAAAGATTCAACTTTATGTTCTACATTCTCGGAGCTGTACTGATATTCACTGCAATTAAAATGTTTCTTTCAAAAGAAGAGAAAATCCATCCGGATCATAATATTTTCGTAAAACTTTCTAAGAAGATTTTAAATGTTAAGACGGATGTTAAAACAGACCATTTTTTTGTAAAACACAATCATCAGATTTTCGCGACTGTAGCCTTCATAACTTTAATTCTTGTTGAATCAACCGATATTGTATTTGCTGTAGATTCAATTCCGGCAGTACTTGCTATCACCCAGGATTCTTTCATTGCAATAACATCCAACCTTTTCGCCATACTCGGATTGCGTTCACTTTTCTTTGCACTGGCAGGAATATTGAATCTATTCCGATATCTTAAGTATGGGATCTCATTTATACTCCTATTCATTGGAGTAAAAATGATAATTTCAGGATGGGTTCATATACCTGTTCAAACATCTCTTATAGTTATACTTGTAACACTTCTGGCATCAATACTCGCATCAGTAATTATTAAGGAAGAAGAGGAAATCGATCATCACGCTTTTCATGAACACCCTCCGAAAGAGATAAAAGACGAACTATTGAAGTAA